From a region of the Spelaeicoccus albus genome:
- a CDS encoding slipin family protein — protein MELLIGIIAALVIAGLIVMGKSFRVVSQYERGVVMRFGKVQDPVRPPGFTAIVPGMDTLQKVSMQVITMPVPAQEGITRDNVTVRVDAVIYFRVVDPVRAVVDVEDYRSAVGQVAQTSLRSIIGKSDLDDLLTNREKLNQGLELMIDNPAVEWGVHIDRVEIKDVALPESMKRSMSRQAEAERERRARVITADGELQASEKLSQAATAMSDTPGALQLRLLQTIVEVAAEKNSTLVLPFPVELLRFLERSTPAEKEAVSSAIEGIMSQGR, from the coding sequence ATGGAACTCCTGATCGGCATCATCGCGGCGCTGGTCATTGCCGGACTCATCGTGATGGGCAAGAGCTTTCGCGTCGTGAGCCAATACGAACGCGGCGTCGTGATGCGTTTCGGCAAGGTCCAAGACCCGGTGCGCCCGCCCGGCTTCACGGCGATCGTGCCGGGCATGGACACATTGCAAAAGGTGAGTATGCAGGTCATCACCATGCCGGTGCCGGCCCAGGAGGGCATCACCCGCGACAACGTGACGGTGCGGGTGGACGCCGTGATCTACTTCCGCGTCGTCGACCCGGTGCGGGCCGTCGTCGATGTCGAGGACTACCGGTCGGCGGTCGGGCAGGTGGCGCAAACGTCTCTCCGGTCCATCATCGGCAAGAGCGATCTGGACGATCTGTTGACCAATCGGGAAAAGCTCAACCAAGGTCTTGAGCTGATGATCGATAATCCGGCTGTCGAGTGGGGCGTGCACATCGACCGGGTGGAGATCAAGGATGTGGCATTGCCCGAATCGATGAAACGGTCGATGTCGCGTCAGGCCGAGGCCGAACGCGAGCGCCGGGCACGAGTCATCACGGCCGACGGCGAACTACAGGCCTCGGAAAAGCTCTCGCAGGCCGCCACCGCCATGTCGGACACGCCCGGCGCTCTGCAGTTGCGGCTGTTGCAAACGATCGTCGAAGTGGCCGCCGAAAAGAATTCGACGCTTGTCCTGCCGTTCCCCGTCGAGTTGTTGCGCTTCCTCGAACGCTCCACTCCGGCGGAAAAGGAAGCAGTCAGCAGCGCCATCGAGGGGATCATGTCGCAAGGCCGCTAG
- a CDS encoding MgtC/SapB family protein, with product MIDAAGVWSVGAETHNLEAIGLLAEAFVLSSIIGLERQLRQKSAGLRTHALVGMGAALFALVSGYGFSTLLGDHVILDPSRIAAQIVSGIGFLGAGVIFTRGDVVRGLTTAAAIWVTAAVGMASGAGLPWLALAGTIFYLITTAVITPLLARLPGASAREVIMLRYEDGKGVLRDVLAESTSLGFAAEVLSTDKTDKSEVTMRARFRGRPPLPALIASLTEIDGVISVRTARQDTDQDDD from the coding sequence ATGATCGATGCGGCCGGTGTGTGGAGCGTCGGCGCGGAGACTCATAATCTCGAAGCAATCGGGCTCCTGGCCGAGGCGTTCGTGCTGTCGAGCATCATCGGACTCGAACGCCAGCTGCGCCAGAAATCGGCCGGCCTGCGCACGCATGCACTCGTCGGGATGGGCGCGGCGCTGTTTGCACTGGTCTCCGGTTACGGCTTCTCGACGCTGCTCGGCGACCACGTCATCCTCGATCCCTCGCGAATTGCGGCGCAAATCGTCAGCGGCATCGGTTTCCTGGGCGCCGGCGTGATCTTCACCCGCGGGGACGTCGTTCGCGGGCTCACCACGGCCGCGGCCATTTGGGTCACGGCGGCTGTCGGGATGGCCTCGGGCGCCGGCCTGCCGTGGCTGGCCCTGGCCGGAACGATCTTCTACCTCATCACCACCGCCGTCATCACACCGCTGCTGGCGCGCCTTCCCGGAGCCTCGGCCCGCGAGGTCATCATGCTGCGCTATGAGGACGGCAAGGGCGTGCTGCGCGACGTACTCGCCGAATCGACGTCCCTCGGCTTTGCGGCCGAAGTGCTCTCGACCGACAAGACCGACAAATCCGAAGTCACGATGCGCGCGCGCTTTCGCGGCAGGCCGCCGCTGCCTGCCCTGATCGCCTCGCTCACCGAGATCGACGGCGTCATCTCGGTACGCACGGCTCGGCAAGACACCGATCAGGACGACGATTAG
- a CDS encoding polyphosphate polymerase domain-containing protein encodes MTWRSTLDKADPIGLDEVNAQAGLMARVDSKYFVPVEVMQELSSELFAGHRVTQINGEREFLYESMYFDTPDLRCFRDHAQRRRHRAKVRTRTYVDSMLTFIEVKLSGARGTTAKTRTEYGYDDRFALTPGGRRFAADVLSRGGVPLDTDVLKPSMLTTYRRSTLVDAVRGVRITVDADLAWRTPSGAELRARSDMLLLEVKSARGRAPANRLLHGHGIRPVRMSKYPAGIGALHPDLPANSWHRALRTYAANAPRFLTSYSA; translated from the coding sequence ATGACGTGGCGCAGCACTCTCGACAAGGCGGATCCCATCGGGCTGGACGAGGTCAACGCTCAGGCCGGCCTGATGGCCCGCGTCGACAGCAAGTACTTCGTACCCGTCGAAGTCATGCAAGAACTCAGCAGCGAGCTCTTCGCCGGGCACCGGGTGACGCAGATCAATGGGGAGCGCGAATTCTTGTACGAGTCGATGTACTTCGACACGCCCGATCTGCGCTGCTTTCGCGATCATGCCCAACGGCGACGACACCGGGCCAAGGTCCGCACCCGCACCTATGTCGACTCCATGCTGACCTTCATCGAGGTCAAGCTGTCGGGTGCCCGAGGGACGACGGCGAAAACGCGTACCGAGTACGGATACGACGACAGATTCGCATTGACGCCCGGAGGCCGTCGATTTGCCGCAGATGTGCTGTCTCGCGGCGGCGTACCACTCGATACGGATGTCCTGAAACCGTCCATGCTCACCACCTATCGACGATCGACGCTCGTGGACGCCGTCCGCGGCGTGCGAATCACCGTCGATGCGGACTTGGCGTGGCGCACGCCGTCCGGAGCCGAATTGCGCGCACGCAGCGACATGCTTCTTCTCGAGGTCAAATCGGCACGCGGCCGGGCACCGGCCAACCGGCTGCTGCACGGCCACGGCATCCGTCCGGTCCGCATGAGCAAGTATCCGGCCGGCATCGGTGCTTTGCACCCCGACCTTCCGGCGAACAGCTGGCACCGTGCACTTCGCACGTACGCCGCAAACGCACCGCGCTTCCTGACCTCCTATTCAGCTTGA
- the mshB gene encoding N-acetyl-1-D-myo-inositol-2-amino-2-deoxy-alpha-D-glucopyranoside deacetylase — MTHDPGPERRLMLVHAHPDDESSSTGATMARYAAQGDGVTLVTCTLGELGEVVVPELEHLSADRDDQLAPRRLEELTRAMAELGVHDFVRLGGDGRWRDSGMAYDEKRGVVPAPDLHDDSFWRADLRAAADELVALIRDRRPQVLITYDENGHYGHPDHIQANRVSTYAASLAAVPSYRRDLGRPWTIQRTLWIAMPESAIRTMVEQARASGQSNEFLDSVDLDSSRPPLMSVRDADIAVRVDGYPFAARRFAALRAHATQIRADEFFFALEGAPPGPLWDECFRFAGGVPFDEPADDVFAGLDSRR, encoded by the coding sequence GTGACTCACGATCCCGGCCCCGAGCGCCGACTGATGCTCGTTCATGCCCACCCCGACGACGAGTCGAGCTCCACCGGCGCCACCATGGCGCGATATGCCGCGCAAGGCGACGGCGTCACGCTCGTCACCTGCACCCTGGGCGAACTCGGTGAGGTCGTCGTCCCCGAACTCGAACATCTGAGCGCCGACCGCGACGACCAGCTCGCACCCCGACGTCTCGAGGAGCTCACCCGGGCCATGGCCGAGCTCGGCGTGCACGACTTCGTCCGGCTCGGCGGCGACGGCCGCTGGCGCGATTCCGGAATGGCGTACGACGAAAAGCGCGGCGTGGTACCGGCCCCCGATCTCCACGACGACTCGTTCTGGCGCGCCGATCTGCGCGCGGCCGCCGATGAACTCGTCGCACTGATCCGCGATCGCCGTCCCCAGGTACTCATCACCTATGACGAGAACGGCCACTACGGTCACCCCGACCACATCCAAGCGAACCGCGTCTCCACATATGCCGCGTCGCTCGCCGCCGTGCCGTCCTACCGACGCGATCTGGGCCGGCCGTGGACGATCCAGCGCACGTTGTGGATCGCCATGCCCGAATCGGCGATCCGCACCATGGTCGAACAAGCCAGGGCTTCCGGCCAGTCGAACGAATTCTTGGACTCCGTCGATCTCGACTCGAGCCGGCCGCCGTTGATGAGCGTGCGCGATGCCGACATTGCAGTGCGCGTCGACGGCTACCCGTTCGCCGCACGCCGATTTGCCGCCTTGCGGGCTCACGCCACCCAGATTCGTGCCGATGAATTCTTCTTTGCACTGGAAGGCGCGCCGCCCGGGCCGCTGTGGGACGAATGCTTTCGCTTTGCCGGCGGCGTGCCGTTCGACGAGCCTGCCGACGACGTGTTTGCCGGCCTCGACTCACGCCGGTAA
- a CDS encoding MarR family winged helix-turn-helix transcriptional regulator, translated as MTSDHAVPLSKTDFEELARFRFGIRRYLRFSEETVRKRGLTSQQYQLMLALKGYPGKDWATIQELAGRLQLRHHSVVELVNRATDRALVRREPDPADARVARVVLTASGDEILEELSEMHRDELKLIASEFRLPALGT; from the coding sequence GTGACGTCCGACCACGCGGTGCCCTTGAGCAAAACCGACTTCGAAGAGCTGGCCAGGTTCCGATTCGGCATCCGCCGATACCTCCGGTTCAGTGAAGAGACGGTGCGCAAACGCGGCCTCACATCGCAGCAATATCAGCTGATGCTCGCCCTCAAGGGGTACCCCGGCAAGGATTGGGCGACAATTCAAGAGCTCGCCGGCCGGCTGCAACTTCGCCACCACAGCGTTGTCGAGCTGGTGAACCGGGCCACCGACCGCGCCTTGGTGCGCCGTGAGCCGGACCCCGCCGACGCCCGGGTCGCACGGGTCGTGTTGACGGCGTCCGGCGACGAGATCCTCGAAGAGCTGAGCGAGATGCACCGCGACGAGTTGAAACTGATCGCCAGCGAGTTCCGATTGCCGGCTCTCGGCACGTAA
- a CDS encoding DUF4956 domain-containing protein: MSLNSLAGLGWSLGVDILIVTLLAFGLYYRRNRKLDLAGSFIAVNIGVFALVSLLAGMPSAAMGLGFGLFGILSIVRLRSAAIRHDEVGYYLVALVLGLVNGMAPNMPLAAILLDVGLLAVMFFVDHPHWRKGTQCSSVMLDRVIIDQEELVDELAVRLDSEIRRCETEAVNYVQDTTLVTVWHRKNAAVPAKRPRAARAGRRDVRAGRQSAVAATPDPAAPAAAGGTGPHVEPVPAGRREPASVMEAGR, translated from the coding sequence ATGTCGCTTAACTCTTTGGCGGGTCTCGGCTGGTCGCTCGGCGTGGATATCCTGATCGTCACTTTGCTCGCGTTCGGCTTGTACTACCGACGAAACCGCAAGCTCGACCTGGCCGGCTCGTTCATCGCCGTCAATATCGGAGTGTTCGCTCTTGTCTCCTTGCTGGCCGGCATGCCGTCGGCCGCAATGGGCTTGGGCTTCGGGCTGTTCGGTATTTTGTCGATCGTCCGCCTGCGCTCGGCGGCGATCCGGCACGACGAGGTCGGCTACTACCTGGTCGCGCTGGTCCTCGGCCTGGTCAACGGCATGGCCCCGAACATGCCGCTGGCGGCCATTTTGCTCGACGTGGGACTGCTGGCCGTCATGTTTTTCGTCGATCATCCGCACTGGCGCAAAGGCACCCAGTGCTCGAGCGTCATGCTCGACCGCGTCATCATCGATCAGGAGGAGCTGGTCGACGAGTTGGCCGTGCGGCTCGATTCGGAGATCCGGCGGTGCGAGACGGAAGCCGTGAACTACGTGCAGGACACGACGCTCGTGACGGTGTGGCACCGGAAGAACGCTGCAGTGCCGGCTAAGCGCCCACGCGCAGCGCGAGCCGGGCGCCGAGACGTCCGGGCGGGTCGGCAGTCTGCGGTCGCCGCCACACCGGATCCTGCCGCCCCGGCCGCGGCCGGCGGCACGGGGCCGCACGTGGAACCGGTTCCGGCCGGACGTCGCGAGCCGGCTTCCGTCATGGAGGCCGGACGATGA
- a CDS encoding DUF3040 domain-containing protein, giving the protein MLSKDERQRLHEIERQFAGEDPQLAHEFAKAPIPGRFRRILAWIFFALSMFVMTLAAGLYGAITVLVVTFAVIALAPAWRRHVAREQQLSRTDYDNRSFH; this is encoded by the coding sequence GTGTTAAGCAAAGACGAACGTCAACGGCTGCATGAAATTGAGCGGCAATTCGCCGGTGAAGACCCCCAGCTCGCTCATGAATTCGCCAAGGCCCCGATTCCGGGACGTTTCCGCCGCATCCTTGCGTGGATCTTCTTCGCCCTCAGTATGTTCGTGATGACTTTGGCGGCAGGCTTGTACGGAGCAATAACGGTTCTCGTCGTCACGTTCGCCGTGATCGCTTTGGCTCCGGCATGGCGGCGTCATGTGGCACGGGAACAGCAGCTGAGCCGGACCGATTACGACAATCGGTCGTTCCACTGA
- a CDS encoding response regulator transcription factor codes for MSEILVIEDDARVRSALARALTEMGHAVRTSAAGMEGLQSALADQPDVVVLDLGLPDVDGVEVLRMLRAVSAVPVVVATARDDEPDIVKALDTGADDYLVKPFGAAQLAARIRAVLRRLDSDDGPDTLTVGQIALDPTRRTVTLDDQPVDLSRKEFELLRYLMERPGAVVPRRDLLADIWQLPYSTADKTLDVHLSWLRRKLGETAQRPVYLHTVRGVGVRIDAPE; via the coding sequence ATGTCGGAAATACTGGTGATTGAGGACGACGCGCGGGTACGCAGCGCGCTTGCCCGGGCGCTGACCGAGATGGGGCACGCCGTGCGCACGTCGGCAGCGGGCATGGAAGGGCTCCAATCGGCGCTCGCCGATCAGCCCGACGTCGTCGTACTCGATCTCGGCCTGCCGGACGTGGACGGAGTCGAGGTGCTGCGCATGCTTCGCGCCGTCAGCGCCGTCCCGGTGGTTGTCGCGACCGCTCGCGATGACGAGCCCGACATCGTGAAGGCTCTGGACACCGGTGCCGACGACTATTTGGTCAAACCGTTCGGTGCGGCGCAACTTGCGGCCCGTATCCGAGCCGTTTTGCGGCGATTGGACTCCGACGACGGCCCGGACACCCTGACGGTCGGGCAAATCGCGCTCGACCCGACACGGCGCACCGTCACCCTGGACGACCAGCCGGTCGACTTGTCGCGCAAGGAATTCGAACTGCTGCGGTATCTGATGGAGCGCCCCGGCGCCGTCGTGCCCCGGCGCGATTTGCTGGCCGATATCTGGCAGCTGCCGTATTCGACGGCGGACAAGACGCTTGACGTCCACTTGTCCTGGCTACGACGGAAACTCGGCGAGACCGCGCAGCGTCCGGTGTACCTCCACACCGTCCGCGGCGTCGGCGTGCGCATCGACGCCCCGGAGTAG
- a CDS encoding sensor histidine kinase: MRRRLMTTVFAATTLIVVALVLPLALLLRGQAENRAMAEATLQAQALAPVVGTYDDSPDGVRLAVQRLGGSPDRIVTVFLPGGRTLGTDAPVDDAVRLARRGEAFEAEYDSGKAVLVPVQGIRSGTAVIRVDVPDQALHSGVKSAWLVLALVSVILLAVGMLLADRLGRSLVASVANVAETADRLARGDLDARAAPQGPPEVRRVGEELGKLAGRVSKLITDEREEVADLSHRLRTPITALRLDVEALPAGEDKDRIAGDVDAVETMVNDVIATARRGARDRAVDGADLAAAARERLEFWRPLAEDQGRTITDRIGSDAVMVPISPDNLDVALDALIGNVFQHTDEHVGFGMAVSTNRSGHPVLTVWDDGAGFSGPGVLDRGVSYDRSSGLGLDIVKRTAVDCGGHVIIGKSTSGGARIDVVLGGDMPGRGAGTKAEAGGGSGGDFDSGARPR; the protein is encoded by the coding sequence ATGCGCCGACGATTGATGACAACTGTCTTTGCCGCCACGACGCTGATCGTGGTCGCTCTCGTGCTGCCGCTGGCTCTGCTGCTTCGCGGCCAGGCGGAAAACCGGGCCATGGCCGAGGCGACGTTGCAGGCGCAAGCGCTGGCACCGGTCGTCGGCACCTACGACGACTCGCCGGACGGCGTTCGGCTTGCCGTCCAGCGCTTGGGCGGCTCGCCGGACCGCATCGTCACGGTGTTCCTGCCAGGAGGACGGACGCTCGGCACCGATGCGCCGGTGGACGACGCCGTTCGGCTGGCACGCCGTGGGGAGGCATTCGAAGCGGAATACGACAGCGGCAAAGCCGTGCTGGTGCCGGTTCAGGGCATCCGGAGCGGGACCGCCGTCATCCGGGTCGACGTTCCCGATCAAGCGCTGCACAGCGGTGTGAAATCGGCCTGGCTGGTGTTGGCGCTGGTAAGCGTGATCCTGCTCGCGGTCGGCATGCTGCTCGCCGACCGACTGGGCCGCTCGCTTGTCGCCTCGGTCGCCAACGTGGCGGAGACGGCCGACCGCCTGGCCCGCGGTGATCTGGACGCACGGGCCGCACCGCAGGGGCCTCCGGAAGTGCGTCGGGTCGGCGAGGAACTGGGCAAACTGGCCGGCCGCGTGTCGAAGCTCATCACGGATGAACGCGAAGAAGTCGCCGACCTGTCCCACCGGCTGCGAACGCCGATCACTGCTCTGCGGTTAGATGTGGAGGCCTTGCCGGCCGGGGAGGACAAGGACCGGATCGCCGGCGACGTGGACGCCGTCGAGACAATGGTCAACGACGTGATCGCCACCGCGCGCCGCGGCGCGCGCGACAGGGCTGTTGACGGTGCCGACTTGGCCGCGGCAGCGCGCGAGCGACTCGAATTCTGGCGGCCGCTTGCCGAGGATCAAGGTCGCACCATCACCGACCGGATCGGCTCGGACGCCGTCATGGTGCCGATCTCGCCGGACAACTTGGACGTGGCACTGGACGCGCTGATTGGCAACGTCTTCCAACACACGGACGAACACGTGGGGTTCGGAATGGCCGTGTCGACGAATCGGTCCGGCCATCCGGTTCTCACGGTCTGGGATGACGGCGCGGGGTTCAGCGGCCCCGGTGTACTGGATCGTGGTGTGTCATACGACCGGTCAAGCGGGCTCGGTCTTGACATCGTCAAACGCACGGCCGTCGATTGCGGCGGGCACGTCATTATTGGCAAGTCGACGTCCGGCGGAGCGCGTATCGACGTGGTGCTGGGCGGTGACATGCCGGGCCGGGGAGCGGGTACGAAAGCCGAAGCCGGCGGGGGTTCCGGGGGCGATTTTGATTCGGGCGCCCGCCCAAGGTAA
- a CDS encoding YihY/virulence factor BrkB family protein has translation MGKFWRLVKTTLRIIFKYRVTSLAAEVGFFTLLALPPLVLGLAAVAGLVTGQLGLSDRNELEAGLIGLVEPFLTADVVDSVIVPTFHQAVSANHYGLISVGFVLSLWSGSRAMNTYVDTITIMYGLGGERGFFRQRALAFAMYLLALGAGTIAVPLLVIGPQTLSGWLPDGFEWILGVYWPVVALSTALLLTVLYHVAVPVKTRWLFNLPGALLALAIWLGASVVMRLVLALSIGGTSIYGPLAAPIVVLIWLYLIAVAVLIGAALNAGIEKVWPRESAATATPSLVTRKLPRQPPAPTAPS, from the coding sequence GTGGGCAAGTTCTGGCGGCTGGTGAAGACGACGTTGCGGATCATCTTCAAATACCGGGTGACGAGTTTGGCTGCCGAAGTCGGGTTCTTCACGCTCTTGGCGCTGCCGCCGCTCGTTCTAGGTCTTGCCGCAGTGGCCGGCCTTGTCACCGGCCAACTCGGCCTGTCCGATCGCAATGAACTCGAGGCAGGGCTGATCGGCTTGGTCGAGCCGTTTTTGACGGCGGATGTCGTCGACTCCGTGATTGTGCCGACATTCCATCAAGCCGTCTCGGCAAACCATTACGGGCTGATCTCCGTCGGGTTCGTGCTGTCGCTGTGGTCCGGCTCGCGCGCCATGAACACCTACGTCGACACCATCACCATCATGTACGGGCTCGGCGGGGAGCGGGGTTTCTTCCGCCAACGCGCGCTGGCGTTCGCCATGTACTTGCTGGCTTTGGGCGCCGGGACTATCGCCGTCCCATTGCTGGTGATAGGCCCGCAAACGTTGTCCGGGTGGCTGCCGGACGGGTTCGAATGGATTCTCGGCGTGTACTGGCCGGTCGTGGCACTGTCGACGGCGCTGTTGCTCACGGTGCTCTATCACGTTGCGGTGCCGGTCAAGACCAGGTGGTTGTTCAATCTGCCGGGCGCGCTGCTGGCTCTGGCCATCTGGCTCGGCGCCAGCGTCGTGATGCGGCTCGTCTTGGCGCTGTCAATCGGCGGAACGTCCATATACGGCCCACTGGCCGCGCCGATCGTCGTCCTGATCTGGCTGTACCTGATAGCGGTGGCGGTGTTGATCGGTGCGGCGCTGAACGCCGGCATTGAAAAGGTCTGGCCGCGTGAATCGGCCGCCACCGCGACGCCTTCGCTGGTGACCCGGAAATTACCGCGCCAGCCGCCCGCACCCACTGCCCCCTCGTGA
- the thrS gene encoding threonine--tRNA ligase, giving the protein MPAELTLTIEGTSSVAAPGTTGTEAFDGRRNVVAMRVNGELVDLAHALRDGDVVEPVTIESADGLGILRHSAAHVVAQALQSIIPDAKLGIGPPIEDGFYYDFAVPEALTPDDLKKIEKKAKEIVKRGQKFVRREVTDDEARAELADEPFKLELIADKGGASDDDGSSVEVGSGGLTMYDNVDPKSGETVWKDLCRGPHLPSTKLIGNGFAVTRSSAAYWRGDQANESLQRVYGTAWPTKDELVAYRERLAEAERRDHRKLGAELDLFSFPDELGSGLPVFHPNGGIVRTEMEDYSRRRHIEAGYSFVNTPHITKKQLFETSKHLEWYADGMFPPMHVDEEKNADGSIKKPGQDYYLKPMNCPMHNLIYRARGRSYRELPLRLFEFGSVYRYEKSGVVHGLTRARGFTQDDAHIYTTREGMRDELARLLTFVLDLLRDYGIDDFYLELSTRDPEKSVGDDETWEAATRTLEEVAVESGLELVPDPGGAAFYGPKISVQAKDAIGRTWQLSTIQLDFFEPELFELDYTASDGSHQRPVMIHRALFGSIERFFAVLLEHYAGAFPVWLAPVQVVGVPVAGDFAPYLHDVAAKLRARGVRVEVDDSDDRMQKKIRTHTKRKIPYLLIAGGEDQDAGAVSFRYRDGHQDNGIPVDEAVDRIVAAIDAKEQV; this is encoded by the coding sequence GTGCCCGCAGAATTGACGTTGACCATCGAAGGAACTTCTTCCGTGGCCGCGCCGGGCACGACGGGAACCGAGGCTTTCGACGGCCGTCGCAATGTGGTGGCCATGCGCGTGAACGGCGAACTCGTCGACCTGGCGCACGCCTTGCGCGACGGCGATGTCGTCGAACCGGTCACCATCGAGTCGGCCGACGGGCTGGGCATTTTGCGGCACTCGGCGGCCCACGTGGTGGCGCAAGCGTTGCAAAGCATCATCCCGGACGCCAAGCTCGGCATCGGCCCGCCGATCGAAGACGGCTTTTACTATGATTTCGCGGTTCCGGAGGCGCTCACGCCCGACGACCTGAAGAAGATCGAAAAGAAGGCCAAAGAGATAGTCAAGCGCGGACAGAAGTTCGTGCGCCGCGAGGTCACCGACGACGAGGCACGCGCCGAACTCGCCGACGAACCGTTCAAGCTCGAGCTGATCGCCGACAAGGGGGGCGCGTCGGACGACGACGGCTCCTCGGTCGAAGTCGGCTCTGGCGGCCTCACCATGTACGACAACGTCGACCCGAAGTCGGGGGAGACGGTCTGGAAGGATCTCTGCCGCGGACCGCATCTGCCGTCGACGAAGCTCATCGGCAACGGATTCGCCGTCACCCGGTCATCGGCCGCCTATTGGCGCGGCGACCAGGCAAACGAGTCGCTGCAACGCGTGTACGGCACGGCATGGCCGACCAAGGACGAGCTCGTCGCCTACCGAGAACGCCTGGCCGAGGCCGAACGGCGCGACCATCGCAAACTGGGCGCCGAACTCGATTTGTTCTCGTTCCCGGACGAACTCGGATCCGGGCTGCCGGTCTTCCACCCGAACGGCGGAATCGTCCGCACCGAAATGGAAGATTATTCGCGCCGTCGACACATCGAGGCGGGATATTCGTTCGTCAACACGCCGCACATCACGAAAAAACAATTGTTCGAGACGTCGAAGCACCTCGAGTGGTATGCCGACGGGATGTTCCCGCCCATGCACGTCGACGAGGAGAAGAACGCCGACGGCAGCATCAAAAAGCCCGGCCAGGACTACTACCTCAAGCCGATGAACTGTCCGATGCACAACCTGATCTATCGGGCGCGCGGCCGGTCCTACCGTGAACTGCCGCTGCGGCTCTTCGAGTTCGGCAGCGTGTACCGGTACGAGAAGTCCGGCGTCGTCCACGGTCTCACCCGCGCACGCGGCTTCACCCAGGACGATGCTCACATCTACACGACGCGCGAAGGCATGCGCGACGAGCTCGCCCGCCTGTTGACCTTCGTCCTCGACCTGCTGCGCGACTACGGCATCGACGACTTCTACTTGGAGCTGTCGACGCGCGATCCCGAGAAATCCGTCGGCGACGACGAGACCTGGGAGGCGGCGACGCGCACGCTCGAGGAAGTTGCAGTGGAATCCGGGCTCGAACTCGTTCCCGATCCGGGCGGCGCGGCATTTTACGGGCCGAAGATTTCCGTTCAAGCCAAGGACGCCATTGGCCGGACGTGGCAGCTGTCGACGATCCAGCTCGACTTCTTCGAACCCGAATTGTTCGAACTCGACTACACGGCGTCGGACGGCTCTCATCAGCGGCCCGTGATGATCCACCGGGCGCTGTTCGGATCGATCGAACGATTCTTTGCGGTCCTGCTCGAGCATTACGCCGGCGCGTTCCCGGTCTGGCTCGCGCCGGTGCAAGTGGTCGGCGTGCCGGTGGCCGGTGACTTCGCACCCTATCTGCATGACGTCGCCGCCAAGCTGCGCGCTCGCGGCGTCCGCGTCGAAGTGGACGACTCGGACGACCGGATGCAAAAGAAGATCCGCACGCACACCAAACGCAAGATCCCGTATTTGCTGATTGCCGGCGGCGAGGATCAGGACGCCGGCGCCGTCTCGTTCCGCTATCGGGACGGGCATCAAGACAACGGGATCCCGGTCGATGAGGCAGTCGACCGTATCGTGGCGGCCATCGACGCGAAGGAGCAGGTGTAA
- a CDS encoding TIGR02611 family protein — MSQAHNHWAAAHRHWPRWFRMLRLQWYRWRTVIHSNAHVWFAYRVMVAVVGGAIVVAGLALVPLPGPGWLIVFIGLAILATEFHWANRLLRRGGVLLRIWRDWLMRQHMAVRILLGAATCLFVCAIVYGILLLTGLPSWTPTWAAPPWLGIPVNVA; from the coding sequence ATGAGCCAGGCACACAATCATTGGGCTGCCGCTCATCGACATTGGCCGCGCTGGTTCCGGATGCTGCGGCTGCAATGGTACCGCTGGCGGACCGTCATCCATTCCAATGCGCACGTTTGGTTCGCTTATCGGGTGATGGTGGCCGTAGTCGGCGGCGCCATAGTCGTTGCCGGACTGGCGTTGGTTCCGCTCCCCGGGCCCGGCTGGTTGATCGTCTTCATCGGATTGGCGATCCTTGCCACTGAGTTCCATTGGGCCAACAGGCTATTGCGACGCGGCGGCGTTCTGCTGCGCATTTGGCGCGATTGGCTGATGCGTCAACACATGGCCGTGCGCATCCTGTTGGGAGCGGCGACCTGTCTCTTCGTGTGTGCGATCGTCTACGGGATCCTGCTGCTCACGGGCCTTCCCAGCTGGACGCCGACCTGGGCCGCACCCCCCTGGTTGGGAATTCCGGTCAACGTCGCGTAA